DNA sequence from the bacterium genome:
CCGTGGTCGCATCCAGCGAGACCGCACACCTGCCTTCGCGGGAGCCGGGGGGCTTCTTCGACCTGCTCGCCGACGTGATGGCGGGGCGCGTGCGCCAGGTCGCCGCCGACGCCGACGCGGGGCGCCACCGGCCGCCCCACCCCGCCTGGAAGCGCTACCACACGAACGACGAGACGTTCCAGGCCAAGCTGCTGCTCGAACCAGCCGACGTGCTCGGCGCCGGGCCCCTGCTCGAAACGACGTGGCACCAGGGCTGGCCCTACAACATCCTGTGCCCGCCGGGCGACGGCGCGCGCACCTTCGTCGGCTGCACGCCCCTGGCCGCGGCCCAGCTGCTGGCCTACCACCACTGGCCGCTGAGGGGCGAGGGGCGGGTCGCCTACTGGTGGGCGGGGGACGACGGTTGCGGGCACACGACGCCCGGCGACACCCTGCGGGCCGATTATTTCGACCCCTACGACTGGTCCCTGATGCCGCACGTCGTGGATGCCGAGTCCTCGGAAAGCGAGCGCGCCGCGACGGCCGAGCTGTGCTACGAGGTCGCCCTGGCCTGCCGCACGGACTTCAGCGTCTGCGGCTCGTCGGCCTCCCTGGCGATGGCCCGCTCGGCGCTGGTCAACAACTACCGCTTCCTGGCGACCGCGCGCGAAGTGGTCCGGTTCCGCTACACCGATGCGGTCTGGTTCGGCATGATCCAGACCGAGATCGGCGCCGGCCGGCCGCTGCTCTACAGTTCGATCGTCCACACCATGGTCTGCGACGGCTGGCGCGAACTGGGCGGCGTGCGGCAGGTCCACATCAACTACGGCTGGGCCGGGGACAGCGACAACTGGTTCGCCCTGGACGACATCGAGACCTCTGCCAATCCGGCCGCCGAGCGCATGATCATCGGGCTCGCGCCCGACACCGAACCGCCCGCGGTGGTGTCGCGGTTGCTGGCGACGCTGAGGCCCGACCAGCTCGTCGACATCTTCTGGCGGGTCGAGGGCGTGCTCGACGCGGCCGGCTTCTACGTCTGGC
Encoded proteins:
- a CDS encoding C10 family peptidase; this translates as MSVRLPVRLFLPFLALLAGAAVAAPVSQDTARQVARNWVCDVAHRGGGWAGASRPTLVDEGALAAGDTVLAWIFRVAPRGYVAVSGRLELTPVVASSETAHLPSREPGGFFDLLADVMAGRVRQVAADADAGRHRPPHPAWKRYHTNDETFQAKLLLEPADVLGAGPLLETTWHQGWPYNILCPPGDGARTFVGCTPLAAAQLLAYHHWPLRGEGRVAYWWAGDDGCGHTTPGDTLRADYFDPYDWSLMPHVVDAESSESERAATAELCYEVALACRTDFSVCGSSASLAMARSALVNNYRFLATAREVVRFRYTDAVWFGMIQTEIGAGRPLLYSSIVHTMVCDGWRELGGVRQVHINYGWAGDSDNWFALDDIETSANPAAERMIIGLAPDTEPPAVVSRLLATLRPDQLVDIFWRVEGVLDAAGFYVWRGVSAADRIRLNDERLTSQAEYTWVDTQPGAVGEAYWLQEVVVGGPELWIGPAYLPPAPFIDTPDIEMTLQPNPANPRVGVSFRLAAGGRVRAEVFDLAGRRRAVLLDGELPAGEHRVEWDGRDGGGRVAPSGLYLLRLEAGGSRSVRRFTLAR